The following proteins are encoded in a genomic region of Maledivibacter sp.:
- a CDS encoding LURP-one-related family protein, whose protein sequence is MKYIIKQKIFSLGTSFYIKNELEEDVYSIKGEVFSLGKKLRLYDLEDRELVYIEQQLFNFLPVYNIYVNGEVIAKVKKKFTLFRTEFSIESKGKEYILEGDFLAHEYKILSQGLVVANISKEWFTFSDTYGVDISEGESHPFILAMVIVLDQACHEGR, encoded by the coding sequence ATGAAATATATTATAAAACAAAAAATATTTAGCTTAGGAACGAGCTTTTATATCAAAAACGAGCTTGAAGAGGATGTATATAGTATAAAGGGCGAGGTATTTTCTTTAGGCAAAAAACTAAGATTATATGACCTAGAGGATAGAGAACTAGTATATATCGAGCAGCAGCTTTTCAATTTTTTACCCGTATACAATATATATGTTAATGGTGAGGTTATAGCTAAAGTGAAGAAGAAGTTTACACTGTTCAGAACTGAATTTTCTATTGAAAGTAAGGGAAAAGAATATATTTTAGAAGGCGATTTCTTAGCCCATGAGTATAAAATATTATCCCAAGGGCTAGTGGTAGCAAATATCAGTAAAGAATGGTTCACCTTTTCCGATACCTATGGAGTTGATATATCTGAAGGGGAAAGTCATCCCTTTATACTAGCTATGGTAATCGTGTTAGATCAAGCATGCCACGAGGGAAGGTAA
- a CDS encoding staygreen family protein, producing the protein MKRLKPEKLNVEFRLGVTPRNPIIPRHYTLTHSDITGDLFLTIGRNYAYDKIMPIRDEVLGKWSLINNRYVLSVYVHVDGQNGLATTSRRNEIFIRELPLALEAIRYGDKDFFNAHPFLDNAPIFVHFYSIYPKFNRIEYWGTPSNYK; encoded by the coding sequence GTGAAAAGGCTAAAGCCTGAGAAATTAAATGTGGAATTTCGATTAGGGGTCACTCCTAGAAACCCTATTATCCCTCGGCATTATACATTGACCCATTCAGATATAACGGGAGATCTTTTTTTAACAATTGGTAGAAATTATGCATATGATAAGATTATGCCAATTAGGGATGAGGTCTTAGGTAAATGGAGTTTAATAAATAACAGGTATGTTCTTTCCGTATATGTTCACGTTGACGGCCAGAATGGTTTAGCTACGACCTCAAGACGTAATGAAATATTTATAAGAGAACTGCCCTTAGCACTGGAAGCTATACGTTATGGAGACAAGGATTTCTTTAATGCCCATCCTTTTTTAGATAATGCTCCTATATTTGTTCACTTTTATTCAATTTATCCTAAATTTAATCGTATTGAATATTGGGGAACTCCTTCTAATTATAAATAG
- a CDS encoding ribonuclease H family protein has translation MSEKKNKYIYAVRKGKKVGMFNSWAECEKQVKGYSGAEFKKFKTEGEALEYIKGSNANNTDKGDSSNIYITNDSNGEIIAYVDGSYDNRTHKYSSGIVILYDNEKITMSKLGEDKELADMRNVAGEIKGAEIAMKFALDENASSLTIYHDYEGIEKWCSGAWQARKPGTIKYKQYYNEASKKVKIGFVKVKAHSGDRYNEEADQLAKKALGLA, from the coding sequence ATGTCTGAGAAAAAAAATAAATACATATACGCTGTAAGAAAAGGTAAAAAAGTTGGGATGTTTAATAGCTGGGCAGAATGTGAAAAACAAGTAAAGGGATATTCAGGAGCTGAGTTTAAAAAATTTAAGACAGAAGGTGAAGCATTAGAATACATAAAGGGGTCTAATGCCAATAATACTGATAAAGGGGATAGTTCTAATATATATATCACCAATGATTCTAATGGTGAAATTATTGCCTATGTAGATGGAAGCTATGATAATAGGACACATAAGTATTCCTCAGGTATTGTAATATTATATGACAATGAAAAAATCACCATGAGCAAATTAGGTGAAGATAAGGAATTGGCTGATATGAGGAATGTGGCTGGGGAAATTAAAGGTGCAGAAATAGCTATGAAATTTGCTTTAGATGAAAATGCTTCCAGCTTAACAATATATCATGATTATGAAGGAATTGAAAAATGGTGTAGCGGTGCTTGGCAGGCTAGAAAGCCAGGGACAATAAAATATAAACAATATTATAATGAAGCATCGAAGAAAGTAAAAATAGGATTTGTCAAGGTTAAGGCACATTCTGGTGACCGATATAATGAAGAAGCAGATCAATTAGCAAAAAAAGCATTGGGACTAGCCTAA
- a CDS encoding DUF805 domain-containing protein produces the protein MHNIFTPNGRIRRSHFWGYLFMLMILESSIGALVTAYPYDGIHIIIHKTLGYIVRLAEVWSISCLMVQRLHDLNRPLEHLLYLLVPIYNIYVLFCILFVKGNDEINKYGKSPYCSFGTCEFDNGSTLNYNEDR, from the coding sequence ATGCATAATATTTTTACACCAAATGGTAGAATACGTCGTAGTCATTTCTGGGGGTATCTTTTTATGTTAATGATATTGGAATCAAGTATAGGTGCCCTTGTCACAGCATATCCCTATGATGGAATCCATATAATAATCCATAAAACTTTAGGGTATATAGTAAGATTGGCTGAGGTTTGGAGTATATCATGTCTCATGGTTCAAAGACTACATGATCTAAATAGACCCTTAGAACATCTTTTATATCTCTTAGTCCCAATTTACAATATATATGTTCTTTTTTGTATATTGTTTGTCAAAGGGAATGATGAAATAAATAAATATGGTAAATCACCATATTGCTCCTTTGGGACTTGTGAGTTTGACAATGGTTCAACATTGAACTATAATGAAGATAGGTGA
- a CDS encoding flavin reductase family protein, translated as MKKNLGSVVGLYPTPVAIIGTEIEGKVNWMNVAHLGIWGMDKMLLSIAKGHYTNTGLKENKTVSVNMVDKGMLAEADYVGMVSGKKVDKSDVFEYFNGELKGAPLIHKSPIAMECEIVEVYETETYDHCIVKPVNTYADEEVLSDDGKIDYEKAKPILFEMHKRQYLSTGNAVAKCWDIGKEYTK; from the coding sequence TTGAAAAAGAATTTGGGATCAGTAGTAGGATTATATCCTACACCGGTGGCTATTATAGGGACTGAGATTGAGGGAAAGGTTAATTGGATGAATGTGGCACATCTAGGCATATGGGGAATGGATAAGATGCTTCTTAGTATAGCAAAGGGTCACTATACAAATACGGGATTAAAAGAAAATAAGACTGTTTCCGTTAATATGGTCGACAAGGGTATGTTAGCAGAAGCGGATTATGTAGGAATGGTATCGGGTAAAAAAGTTGATAAATCAGATGTATTTGAATACTTTAATGGAGAGTTAAAGGGGGCACCCCTTATTCACAAATCACCAATTGCTATGGAATGTGAAATAGTAGAGGTATATGAAACAGAAACCTATGATCATTGTATCGTAAAGCCTGTAAATACATATGCGGATGAAGAAGTATTATCCGACGATGGAAAAATCGATTATGAAAAAGCAAAGCCAATTTTATTTGAAATGCATAAAAGACAATATCTAAGTACAGGAAATGCAGTTGCGAAATGCTGGGATATAGGAAAGGAATATACAAAGTAG
- a CDS encoding YebC/PmpR family DNA-binding transcriptional regulator, with translation MGRIGTIVNRKNKQDAKKAKVFTKLGRYIMVAAREGGSDPEYNAALQTAIEKAKAANMPNDNIDRAIKKGAGELEGVIFDEFTYEGYGPGGIAVLVEILTDNKNRAAADVRSYFSKCDGNLGANGCVAFMFDHKGVLVIDRTDSMDEEEVMMQVLEAGAEDFMAEETHFEIYTEVGDFAAVRNALQADGYEFSMAELRYLPQTMTALTDEDQIKKMNKLIDLLEDCDDVQNVYTNYEEM, from the coding sequence ATGGGTAGAATAGGTACTATAGTTAATAGAAAAAATAAGCAGGATGCTAAGAAAGCAAAAGTATTTACAAAGCTTGGAAGATATATAATGGTTGCAGCAAGAGAAGGCGGTTCTGATCCTGAATATAACGCAGCATTACAAACTGCTATTGAAAAAGCTAAGGCCGCGAATATGCCTAATGATAATATAGATAGAGCCATAAAAAAGGGAGCAGGAGAGCTTGAGGGTGTTATATTTGATGAGTTCACATATGAAGGCTATGGACCAGGTGGAATTGCAGTATTAGTTGAGATATTGACTGATAACAAAAATAGAGCTGCTGCCGATGTAAGAAGTTATTTTTCTAAGTGTGATGGAAACTTAGGGGCAAATGGGTGCGTAGCATTCATGTTTGACCATAAAGGCGTTTTAGTAATTGACAGAACTGATTCAATGGACGAAGAAGAAGTAATGATGCAAGTCCTTGAAGCTGGAGCAGAGGATTTTATGGCAGAGGAAACTCACTTCGAGATATATACTGAGGTAGGTGACTTTGCTGCCGTTAGAAATGCTCTACAAGCAGACGGCTACGAGTTCTCAATGGCAGAGCTTAGATATCTTCCACAAACCATGACTGCTCTTACAGATGAAGACCAGATCAAGAAGATGAATAAGCTTATTGATCTTCTTGAGGATTGTGATGATGTACAGAACGTTTATACGAATTATGAAGAAATGTAA
- the nadE gene encoding NAD(+) synthase, whose amino-acid sequence MNRTIDEKINRIVEWLRSQVENSGTDGLIVGLSGGIDSSVVAFLIKKAFPKDSMGVIMPCKSNEKDKNDAIDVAEAAELRHITVDLTDDQDNIFGKVTNELIKEKLDADKNRKLADANLRARMRMSTLYTVANSLNYLVVGTDNAAEVYTGYFTKYGDGGVDILPIANLTKREVYEWARYLGVPQTVLDRPPSAGLWEGQTDENEMGTTYNMIDDLVEGKEIPQKHRDIIEGLNKRTEHKRKMPPSPPKYD is encoded by the coding sequence ATGAATAGAACTATTGATGAAAAAATTAATCGCATAGTTGAGTGGCTTAGGAGCCAAGTTGAAAATTCAGGAACCGATGGGTTGATTGTAGGACTTTCCGGTGGAATTGATTCCTCCGTAGTAGCCTTTCTTATTAAAAAGGCATTTCCTAAAGATTCTATGGGAGTTATTATGCCCTGTAAAAGTAACGAAAAAGATAAAAATGATGCTATAGACGTTGCTGAGGCTGCTGAATTAAGACATATTACTGTGGATTTGACTGACGATCAAGACAATATTTTTGGTAAAGTAACTAATGAGCTTATAAAGGAAAAACTAGATGCAGATAAAAATAGAAAACTAGCTGATGCAAATCTTAGAGCAAGAATGAGAATGAGTACCCTATATACAGTGGCAAACTCACTTAATTATTTAGTGGTAGGGACTGATAATGCTGCTGAAGTTTATACTGGATACTTTACTAAATATGGAGATGGAGGAGTGGATATTCTTCCAATAGCTAATCTAACAAAGAGAGAAGTATATGAATGGGCAAGATATTTAGGGGTACCTCAGACAGTATTAGATAGACCCCCTTCAGCAGGACTTTGGGAAGGCCAAACCGATGAAAATGAGATGGGAACTACATACAATATGATAGATGATTTAGTAGAAGGAAAGGAAATACCCCAGAAGCATAGAGATATAATTGAGGGGCTTAATAAAAGAACTGAGCATAAAAGAAAAATGCCTCCATCACCTCCCAAATATGACTAG
- a CDS encoding MarR family transcriptional regulator: MYEQNRSIARYNSLLQTKINNFFRNELLEIGHKDLLPSHGRLLSIVYINGGRVQIKTLYETMLKQKSTITEMINRLVKLGYLMKEGCKDDKRVTYVVVTEKTIHLKEDFDKISERLIDKLYEGFTPQEKDKFVSLMVKAITNFT; this comes from the coding sequence ATGTATGAACAAAATAGGAGCATTGCTAGATATAATTCTTTACTGCAAACCAAGATTAATAACTTTTTTAGAAATGAACTTCTAGAAATAGGACATAAGGATTTACTACCCAGTCATGGAAGACTGTTGTCTATTGTATATATAAATGGTGGGCGGGTACAGATAAAAACCCTGTATGAGACTATGCTCAAACAAAAATCCACCATAACTGAAATGATAAACAGGCTTGTAAAACTAGGATATTTGATGAAAGAAGGATGTAAGGACGACAAAAGAGTTACTTATGTCGTGGTGACTGAAAAAACTATTCATCTCAAGGAAGATTTTGATAAAATTTCTGAAAGATTAATAGATAAGCTATATGAAGGATTTACACCCCAAGAAAAGGATAAATTTGTATCATTGATGGTAAAAGCAATTACGAACTTTACTTAA